CAAGTTGCAGGGCGCTATCAAGCCTCGTTCAACGCCGCAGGGCTATCGAGCGGAGCATATTTCTACCGCTTGCAAGCCGGCTCATTTACCAAAACCATGAAAATGATGCTCGTCAAATAAGTTCAAGTACATTTTAATTTTTACAACCCAAACATAATCCTACGATGAAAAGCATATTTTGTATCATGGTTATGTGCGCACGTCCGTTCAACCTGTGCGGGTACCAGCACAGGATGAGGGTCGCTACAAAATCAGGCAAATAATATCGGCTACGGTGGAGGTGCCTATATTGCCTTTGGCTGCCTTTGGTGCAAATTTCCCGCTCGTGCCACAGGTCAATTTTGAATACATTCTCGCTGACAACGCTTTTGGCGAAGGGACAGGGTCGTTCGGACTCGGTGCCGTCGGTGGCGTGGAGCTCTACTCTATCGAGAGTTCTAATGTGACCGCATTTATCTGCCAGCGTGCAAGCAAAAGCGAAGTTTGACCCCTACATCGGTCTGATACACCGCAACGGGCAGACGCACTGAGCCTGCCCTTTTTGTTTTCAGTTTGTTTTCAGCACTTTTTTCATTGCTGCAGTTTGACTAACTTTGTGCTGTGCTGCAAAGCGCATATCAGAAAAAACTGCCAAGTTGTTTTTAGACCGATGGATCTCTCGGCGTTTCTCTTCATTTTCTTAGGGGCGCAAATTGTCGTTGCGTCTGTCGGTACGGTCTGGTCGCGCAACCCTGTTACCAGTGCCTTGTTTCTCGTGCTCAATTTCTTTTCCCTTGGCGGCTTATACTTGCTTTTGCAGGCACAGTTCATTGCGGTTGTGCAAGTGCTGGTTTATGCGGGCGCCATCATGGTGCTCTTTCTTTTCACGATTATG
Above is a window of [Chlorobium] sp. 445 DNA encoding:
- a CDS encoding peptidase S8, encoding QVAGRYQASFNAAGLSSGAYFYRLQAGSFTKTMKMMLVK